From Odontesthes bonariensis isolate fOdoBon6 chromosome 21, fOdoBon6.hap1, whole genome shotgun sequence, a single genomic window includes:
- the ndufa4a gene encoding cytochrome c oxidase subunit NDUFA4L: protein MDMLSTVRKQLRSHPALIPLFFFIGGGAAMSMMYLARLGLRNPDVSWDRKNNPEPWNKLAPTDQYKFYTVNMDYSKLKKNGPDF from the exons ATGGATATGCTTTCAACAGTCCGCAAACAACTTCGAAGCCATCCAGCT TTGATCcctcttttcttcttcatcGGTGGAGGAGCAGCCATGTCTATGATGTACCTGGCTCGTCTGGGCTTGAGAAATCCAGATGTCTC TTGGGATCGCAAAAATAACCCTGAGCCCTGGAACAAACTTGCCCCAACTGATCAGTACAAG TTCTATACAGTGAACATGGACTACAGCAAGCTGAAGAAGAATGGTCCTGATTTCTAA